In Methylococcus geothermalis, one genomic interval encodes:
- a CDS encoding trypsin-like peptidase domain-containing protein, protein MKIRSLSLAVAMAASYSVQADRTEPAQYLPATPLSAARTSESGFLGSGSQPFELELPAVVADLTSTKPGVPKTGTVYPLPIPVTPSLLQWEAVEGGYAARIRVSTVNAVRLRLHLVFGGTLPALELRIQGDQDATLPAPIGNAAIHGNELWLPATQGSGADLEIFVGGTAAPETLDLRLDAINLILTDASNADTPGFSAQSLGYAEYQEIDLACWSDDPRYPALQIAAAATAKVNFIEDGGSYICSGTLLNDKGSTLTPWFATANHCLPNQTVADTASFEWFLQATDCGASSTDSRYSQTFGGAQLLWTEFNREPSFLRLRNPPPAAVYFSGWDTAIHVGDGVWGVHHPRGDHTMVSKGRVTALQETVTDSGQGGTHILDEVQYVYGGTEGGSSGSGLFAVNGGTAYWKGSLFGGPDNDYQNSVYSHFAGYYEQIKPWLTSCALPWGGSIPGGQSVTAYQIDRAVSCTSVAEVRTCSDGTLSGSYALRTCTGSGDSATMTVIHPAGGETFNAGAIVPIQWQLTGYGPKAKVNIALSRNGGAKWSALKSGARNTGSWNWKVKKGQATSQALIRVCLPKTNKAPAVCDVSDAVFVVSK, encoded by the coding sequence ATGAAAATACGCTCGCTGTCCCTGGCCGTCGCGATGGCAGCCTCTTACTCCGTCCAAGCCGACCGGACCGAACCGGCGCAGTATCTCCCGGCTACGCCGCTGAGCGCGGCGAGGACGTCGGAGAGCGGTTTTCTGGGCAGCGGCAGCCAGCCTTTCGAGCTGGAACTGCCCGCCGTGGTGGCCGATCTGACTTCGACCAAGCCCGGCGTGCCGAAGACCGGAACCGTCTACCCATTGCCCATCCCGGTCACGCCGTCGCTGTTGCAGTGGGAAGCGGTCGAAGGCGGCTATGCGGCCCGTATCCGGGTGTCGACGGTCAACGCGGTTCGGCTCCGGCTGCACCTCGTTTTCGGCGGTACGCTCCCAGCCCTGGAATTGCGCATCCAGGGTGATCAGGACGCGACTCTCCCGGCACCCATCGGCAATGCGGCAATTCACGGCAACGAGCTTTGGCTGCCCGCCACCCAGGGAAGCGGCGCCGATCTCGAGATTTTCGTCGGCGGGACCGCAGCACCGGAGACACTCGACTTGAGGCTCGACGCGATCAACCTCATTCTGACGGATGCCAGCAACGCCGACACCCCCGGCTTCAGCGCGCAAAGCTTGGGATACGCCGAATATCAGGAAATTGACCTCGCCTGCTGGTCCGACGACCCACGCTACCCGGCCCTTCAAATCGCGGCGGCGGCCACCGCCAAGGTCAATTTCATCGAAGACGGCGGCTCCTACATCTGCAGCGGCACCCTGCTGAACGACAAGGGCAGCACCCTGACGCCCTGGTTCGCCACGGCCAACCATTGCCTGCCGAATCAGACCGTCGCCGATACGGCATCCTTCGAATGGTTCCTGCAGGCGACCGACTGTGGCGCCTCGTCCACCGATTCGCGCTACAGCCAAACCTTCGGCGGCGCGCAGCTGCTCTGGACCGAGTTCAACCGTGAGCCTTCGTTTCTCAGGCTCCGGAATCCCCCGCCGGCCGCTGTCTATTTCTCCGGCTGGGACACCGCGATCCACGTCGGCGATGGCGTGTGGGGCGTGCATCATCCGCGCGGCGACCACACGATGGTCAGCAAGGGCCGGGTCACGGCCCTGCAGGAGACCGTCACCGACAGCGGCCAAGGCGGGACCCACATACTGGACGAGGTGCAATACGTCTACGGCGGCACCGAAGGCGGCAGCAGCGGTTCCGGCCTGTTCGCCGTCAACGGCGGCACCGCCTACTGGAAGGGCTCGCTGTTCGGTGGGCCGGATAACGACTACCAGAACAGCGTCTACAGCCATTTCGCCGGCTATTACGAGCAGATCAAGCCTTGGCTCACGTCCTGCGCGCTGCCTTGGGGCGGCAGCATCCCCGGGGGACAAAGCGTCACGGCCTATCAGATCGATCGCGCGGTGAGCTGCACATCGGTCGCGGAGGTCCGCACCTGCTCCGACGGCACCCTCAGCGGCAGCTACGCCCTTCGGACTTGCACCGGTTCCGGTGACTCGGCCACCATGACCGTCATCCATCCCGCCGGCGGCGAAACCTTCAACGCCGGAGCAATCGTCCCGATCCAGTGGCAACTGACCGGCTATGGTCCCAAGGCGAAAGTGAACATCGCCTTGTCCAGGAACGGCGGGGCGAAATGGAGCGCCTTGAAGTCCGGCGCCAGGAATACCGGCAGTTGGAACTGGAAGGTCAAGAAGGGCCAGGCGACGTCCCAGGCGCTCATCCGCGTCTGCCTGCCCAAGACCAACAAAGCCCCGGCCGTTTGCGATGTCAGCG
- the gndA gene encoding NADP-dependent phosphogluconate dehydrogenase, translating to MNNGNADIGLIGLAVMGQNLALNIADHGYTIAVYNRNYERTREFMEHCERAEPSRARLLPCAELAEFVQAIERPRRIILLVKAGAGTDAVIGQLLPLLDPGDLVVDGGNAHWLDTIRRERELDAAGFRFIGSGVSGGEIGARFGPSLMPGGSAESWRLLEPVWQAIAAKVDPATGQPLEGAAPGRPVAGGEPCTALIGPNGAGHYVKMVHNGIEYIDMQLISESYWLLKHLGGLDSGAIASIFRDWNQGELSSYLVEITSDILQQKDPSGDGFLVDKVLDAAGQKGTGQWTAVSALEQGIPANAIAEAVFARALSALKEERVAASAILRGPEVRRREADTAHLVEAVRDALYCAKICAYAQGFQLMAEAQKTYGWQLDFATIARIWRGGCIIRARFLQKITDAYTLDAALSNLMLDPYFRDALHRGQDHWREIVALAVRNGLPVPAFGSALAYFDGYRSASLPANLLQAQRDYFGAHTYERTDRPRGHFFHLDWPAPDRPETEAGG from the coding sequence ATGAACAATGGGAATGCCGACATCGGGCTGATCGGGCTGGCCGTGATGGGCCAGAATCTGGCCCTGAACATCGCCGATCATGGCTACACGATCGCGGTTTACAACCGCAACTACGAGCGCACCCGGGAATTCATGGAACATTGCGAACGCGCCGAGCCGTCTCGGGCACGCCTTCTTCCCTGCGCCGAATTGGCGGAGTTCGTGCAGGCCATCGAAAGGCCGCGGCGCATCATTCTCCTGGTCAAAGCCGGCGCGGGGACCGATGCCGTGATCGGGCAGCTCCTGCCGCTGCTGGATCCGGGCGACCTCGTCGTCGACGGCGGCAATGCCCATTGGCTGGACACGATCCGGCGGGAGCGGGAACTGGACGCCGCCGGTTTCCGCTTCATCGGCTCCGGTGTCTCCGGCGGAGAAATCGGCGCCCGCTTCGGGCCCTCCTTGATGCCGGGCGGAAGCGCGGAAAGCTGGCGTTTGCTGGAGCCGGTTTGGCAGGCGATTGCCGCCAAGGTCGACCCGGCCACCGGGCAGCCGCTGGAGGGGGCGGCGCCCGGCCGCCCCGTTGCCGGAGGCGAGCCTTGCACGGCCCTGATCGGTCCGAACGGCGCCGGCCACTACGTCAAGATGGTGCACAACGGCATCGAATACATCGACATGCAGCTGATCTCGGAAAGCTACTGGCTGCTGAAGCACCTGGGGGGGCTGGACTCCGGCGCCATCGCATCCATTTTTCGGGATTGGAACCAGGGCGAGCTTTCGAGCTACCTCGTCGAAATCACCAGCGACATCCTGCAGCAGAAGGACCCGTCCGGCGATGGTTTCCTGGTCGACAAGGTCCTGGATGCGGCGGGGCAGAAAGGCACCGGACAATGGACCGCGGTCAGCGCGCTGGAGCAGGGCATACCGGCCAACGCCATCGCCGAGGCGGTGTTCGCCCGGGCGCTTTCGGCCCTCAAGGAGGAGCGGGTGGCGGCAAGCGCCATCCTGCGGGGCCCGGAGGTCCGGCGGCGGGAGGCCGATACCGCGCACCTGGTCGAGGCGGTCCGGGATGCCCTGTACTGCGCCAAGATCTGCGCCTATGCCCAAGGTTTCCAGCTCATGGCCGAAGCCCAGAAGACCTACGGCTGGCAACTGGACTTTGCCACCATCGCCCGCATCTGGCGGGGCGGCTGCATCATCCGCGCCCGTTTCCTGCAAAAGATCACCGATGCGTACACCCTGGATGCCGCGCTTTCGAACCTGATGCTCGATCCCTATTTCCGCGACGCCCTCCATCGAGGCCAGGACCACTGGCGCGAAATCGTGGCGCTCGCCGTCCGCAACGGGCTGCCGGTCCCGGCTTTCGGTTCGGCCCTGGCGTATTTCGACGGCTACCGCAGCGCCAGCCTTCCCGCCAACCTGTTGCAGGCCCAGCGCGACTATTTCGGCGCCCATACCTACGAACGCACCGACCGGCCGCGCGGCCATTTCTTCCATCTCGACTGGCCCGCGCCGGATCGGCCCGAGACGGAGGCCGGCGGCTGA
- the moaA gene encoding GTP 3',8-cyclase MoaA produces MTVSLVPMASTSAPPSGLIDRFGRRVNYLRISITDRCDLRCVYCMSEEMDFLPRAQILTLEEIHTIAAAFVALGVDKIRITGGEPLVRKGAVDLLRGLGRIDGLRELVVTTNGMRLEGTAAELKACGVRRINISLDSLRPERFRALTRVGDLAAVLRGIDAAVTAGFERLKLNAVILKERNHDEVADLVGFAVDKGIDISFIEEMPLGWVDGHDRLEGYYSSDAIRNDLEARFSLLPTPETTGGPSRYFRVAGTDTRVGFISPHSHNFCGSCNRVRLTAEGLLLLCLGNEHSVDLKRVVRAHPGDMERLKRAIVEAMNRKPERHDFDLAARPVILRHMNVTGG; encoded by the coding sequence ATGACTGTTTCGCTCGTTCCCATGGCCAGCACTTCCGCGCCACCCTCCGGTCTGATCGACCGATTCGGCCGCCGCGTCAACTATCTGCGCATCTCCATCACCGACCGCTGCGATCTGCGCTGCGTGTACTGCATGAGCGAGGAGATGGATTTCCTGCCGCGCGCGCAGATTCTCACGCTGGAGGAAATTCACACCATTGCCGCCGCGTTCGTGGCGCTGGGTGTCGACAAGATTCGTATCACCGGCGGTGAGCCGCTGGTGCGCAAGGGCGCCGTGGACCTGCTGCGGGGGCTCGGACGGATCGATGGGCTGCGCGAACTGGTGGTGACCACCAATGGCATGCGGCTGGAGGGGACCGCCGCGGAGCTCAAGGCCTGCGGGGTGCGTCGCATCAACATCAGTCTGGATTCGCTCCGGCCCGAGCGGTTCCGGGCGCTGACGCGGGTGGGCGACCTCGCCGCAGTGTTGCGGGGGATCGACGCCGCGGTGACGGCCGGTTTCGAGCGGCTCAAGCTCAATGCAGTGATCCTGAAGGAGCGCAATCACGACGAGGTGGCCGATCTGGTCGGCTTCGCCGTGGACAAGGGCATCGACATCAGCTTCATCGAGGAGATGCCGCTGGGATGGGTCGACGGCCACGACCGCCTGGAAGGCTATTATTCGAGCGACGCGATCCGGAACGATCTGGAGGCGCGGTTCAGCCTGCTGCCGACCCCCGAGACGACCGGTGGGCCATCGCGCTATTTCCGGGTCGCCGGCACCGATACCCGTGTGGGCTTCATCTCGCCCCATTCGCACAATTTCTGCGGCAGTTGCAACCGGGTCCGGCTGACGGCCGAGGGGCTGCTGCTGCTCTGTCTGGGCAACGAGCATTCCGTGGACCTCAAGCGCGTCGTGCGGGCCCATCCCGGCGACATGGAGCGTCTGAAACGGGCGATCGTGGAGGCGATGAACCGGAAGCCGGAGCGCCACGACTTCGATCTGGCTGCCCGGCCGGTGATCCTGCGCCATATGAACGTCACGGGCGGCTAG